GACCCTCTCTGTCGAGATCGCGGAAAATGCGGCGCGGCCGGGGCGCATCACGGGCCGGGTGGTGCAAGCATCTGCACGGGGCGCACACATCCCGTACCGCACAACGGCGCGCCGGCCCCGTTCCCCCCGTACGGCCACCACGATGGTCCGAGGAGAGAGTGACGATGACCGAGGCTGCCGTTCGGCGTACGCCCGGAACACCTTGCTGGGTGAGCCTGATCGTGCACGGCCTGCACACGACCCAGAACTTCTACGCCGAACTCTTCGGCTGGGAGTTCGGCCCCGGCCCCGAACAGCTCGGCCCGTACGTCCGGGCACTGATCGACGGGCAGGAGGTCGCGGGCATCGGACAGCTGCCACCCGACCGGCACCTCCCGATCGCCTGGACGACCTATCTGGCCACCGACGACGCCGATCTCACGGCCGAGACGATCCGCGCCTGCGGCGGCACGGTCGGTGTCGGACCGCTGGACGCCGGGGAGGCGGGCCGGATGGCCATCGCCTCCGACCCGAGCGGAGCCGTGTTCGGGATCTGGCAGGCGGCCGCGCACGTCGGCACCACGCTGGCCGGCACGCCCGGCACTCCGGTCTGGAACGAGCTGGTGACCCGGGAGACGTCGACGGTCGCCAAGTTCTACCAGGCGGTCTTCGGCTACGAGACCGAGGCGATCGTCTCGGCCGACTTCGACTACCAGACCCTCCACCTGGACGGTCACCCGGTGGCGTCGCTGCACGGCGTCGGCCACGCCCTGCCGCGTGACCGGGGCCCGCACTGGATGACGTACTTCGAGGTCGCCGACACGGACGAGGCCGCACAGCGCGTGGTGGAACTCGGCGGACACATCCTGCAGCCCCCCAGGGAGGGGTCCAGCGGCAGGGTGGCCACAGTGGCGGACCCTGAGGGTGCGGCGTTCACGATCGTGCGGTCGGCGGGGCACTGAGGGGGCCGACGCGCGGCGGTGCCGTCAGCGCGCCTTGCCGAACTCGACGACCGTCTCGTCGTAGCGGCCGGTGCGCATGAGGACAGCGCGCTCTCCCGGGTCACCGTCCTTGAAGGTGTACGCGTACGATTCGGCGTTCTGCCCGCAGCCCGCGGCATGGGCGGGTAAGGCCTCCGTGGTGAGGAGACCCAGCTGACCCAGGGTCGTGGGCCCCTTGGCCACGTCCACGACACGGGCCCGGTAGTCGCACCGCCGGCCCGATTCAGTGCCGGTCGTCCGGATCACCGCATTGCCGATGGTCGTGCCCTGCACGACCAGGGTGCGGCCGTCCGCCGACCGCCAGGTGCCCCGGTAGCCGCCGATCGACGTGGCTGACGGCGCTGCCGGGTCCATCACCTGACCGCTGCCTTCCGGGGTCTGCCAGAGTACGTAGTCATAGTTGAGCTCCAGCGTGATCCGGGAGGGCAGCCCGCACTGCTTCCAACTGCTGCCCCTGGGCTCGGTGGAGGTCAGCCGATAGCCGCCGAG
This genomic interval from Streptomyces sp. NBC_00464 contains the following:
- a CDS encoding VOC family protein translates to MTEAAVRRTPGTPCWVSLIVHGLHTTQNFYAELFGWEFGPGPEQLGPYVRALIDGQEVAGIGQLPPDRHLPIAWTTYLATDDADLTAETIRACGGTVGVGPLDAGEAGRMAIASDPSGAVFGIWQAAAHVGTTLAGTPGTPVWNELVTRETSTVAKFYQAVFGYETEAIVSADFDYQTLHLDGHPVASLHGVGHALPRDRGPHWMTYFEVADTDEAAQRVVELGGHILQPPREGSSGRVATVADPEGAAFTIVRSAGH